From Topomyia yanbarensis strain Yona2022 chromosome 1, ASM3024719v1, whole genome shotgun sequence, one genomic window encodes:
- the LOC131690977 gene encoding uncharacterized protein LOC131690977 isoform X1, with protein MVFQGHPKMLKATFELEQKDVNPDDYLEPTSSVTAESQSQQSSTTTSTPKSHFGDQEQNWPLVSRKLPLGTVNNTSSSSSSSTQQLPLIKLKRRFWDKENSDFGKEEYTSVEQEQEVEEEQPVRKRTFKEVLDERFYNRLKEESIKKPRKRKHCLSLAPTGRQEKKKKQNNSCDLEQLIQCSPPVFDDENVEPGVAQNSTDHSKKEEKQTNVSLSKRSSQPIDWDQVEPFGEPEDSNQVKDEPVIPFDFDTLFTKTTNKCPLRTYNGCSSTRLSLSKNFQQQQQPQQVTTKETSNSPDSEKKQEHHCHSEGQCAKPKDVGEDDMSIHHQQHYHLPCTSVNSNTASFPEVASTTSILLLAAAAEESSKMSGHAHYTRNKQSSMQGRFTLSAGTDMALAASLNELPRSKVNSLQGRVDTGTATELAIAQSLSEEQQNILAAVSAPVASPVVVNLNTPIQSANIVAAANMHNSLATLCNIGNSCYLNSVLYTLRFAPNFIHNLHHLIEDTDSVYQRLSQNKLKSSSLGRNIPGLHGSNARSWSSKDLASLGVSTTTNNSSSSAQSQQSGTGTGTTVTNGTVGGLPMAREESLPPKSNRQVVTEQLHELFQNLHRNEATDALEPYHAGNILRAVQDVSATFEGNQQQDAHEFLMCVLDSVRESCQALIKTITDHPDVLINACPPVPESIETFVPETKSGTTRYFFRRRRDPAKAIKPTNGGGGATTLPKNAGSILGGGGDSAATAADQVAHLKNALFAKSSAALDEQLVRERVHALGLDFFRDDFEGVTVSKTKCLACETCTEQKETMIDIAIPIAASEVCDAAKNPQLFYQNSCITREYFRGDNKYRCEECCGYREAIRSISFEVLPRQLILQLKRFNGDMEKINSYIPTPFVLRCFCNTCLPKPDCDKPHIYRLYSVITHVGARMSVGHYIAYTSSLDVHAEFLGCGKDRRRQLFLSGGSIDGGGGGGGSSGSLAGAGGGNTGKGTSEKSASGHLKKLFSSKKASSAGDMSKKFKNNVVNKLMINGIESLNLNNGTSSSSAHGGSNLASFKSQSGSNSPSSNGTPTTSLPNRIPCGGLNCCGIHLKNSHLNNNNNNSSSSSNNSMGNVAGLTVTNGTLLDGGSAGDIHTNCINSSSMLATIGGNGLSVTTPAAFEQSLSQQLWHMCDDDKIKIMSQTEFEELLSPNRRHVITPYLLFYARYDLVQGSRQKDSLADCGEPNNYTSECCVDGLTIND; from the exons ATGGTGTTCCAAG GTCACCCAAAAATGCTAAAAGCCACATTTGAGCTCGAGCAGAAGGATGTAAATCCAGATGATTATTTGGAGCCAACGTCGAGCGTAACAGCAGAATCACAATCACAGCAATCATCTACAACAACGTCAACACCGAAGAGTCATTTCGGCGATCAAGAGCAGAACTGGCCGCTAGTGAGTCGAAAGTTGCCTCTCGGTACCGTAAATAATactagtagcagcagcagcagctcgACACAGCAGCTTCCACTGATAAAACTCAAACGACGCTTCTGGGATAAGGAGAATAGCGACTTTGGCAAGGAGGAGTACACCAGCGTAGAGCAGGAACAGGAAGTTGAAGAAGAGCAGCCCGTCAGGAAACGAACGTTCAAGGAAGTGCTTGACGAGCGTTTCTACAATCGACTAAAGGAGGAGAGTATAAAAAAGCCACGTAAAAGGAAGCATTGCTTGAGCTTAGCACCTACTGGGCGCCAAGAGAAGAAAAAGAAGCAAAATAATAGCTGCGATTTAGAACAGTTGATTCAGTGTAGTCCTCCTGTTTTCGACGACGAAAACGTAGAACCAGGAGTAGCACAGAATTCCACAGATCACAGCAAAAAAGAAGAGAAACAAACGAACGTTTCGTTAAGCAAACGTTCATCTCAACCGATCGATTGGGATCAGGTTGAACCATTTGGGGAACCAGAGGATTCAAATCAAGTAAAAGACGAACCGGTTATACCGTTCGATTTTGATACTTTGTTCACGAAAACGACAAACAAGTGTCCTCTGCGAACCTATAACGGTTGTTCAAGCACCCGGCTATCACTATCGAAAAActttcaacaacaacaacaaccccAGCAAGTAACAACGAAAGAGACAAGCAATTCGCCGGACAGTGAAAAGAAGCAGGAACACCATTGTCACAGCGAGGGCCAGTGTGCCAAACCCAAGGACGTTGGTGAGGACGACATGTCCATTCACCATCAGCAACACTATCATCTGCCGTGTACCAGTGTAAATAGCAACACCGCCAGCTTTCCGGAGGTCGCATCGACAACGTCAATTCTGCTGCTGGCAGCAGCTGCAGAGGAATCCAGTAAAATGTCAGGTCACGCACATTACACCCGAAACAAGCAAAGCTCAATGCAGGGCCGTTTTACGCTCAGTGCAGGAACGGATATGGCTTTGGCGGCATCGTTGAACGAGCTTCCGCGAAGCAAGGTGAACAGTCTACAGGGACGAGTCGACACGGGAACGGCGACGGAATTGGCCATCGCCCAATCGTTGAGTGAGGAGCAGCAAAACATTTTGGCGGCAGTAAGCGCACCGGTGGCTTCACCGGTGGTAGTGAATCTTAATACTCCAATCCAATCGGCGAATATCGTGGCCGCAGCCAACATGCACAACTCGCTTGCTACACTCTGTAACATCGGTAACTCTTGCTACCTAAACTCAGTGCTGTATACGCTCCGCTTTGCTCCGAACTTCATTCACAACTTACACCACTTGATCGAGGACACGGACAGCGTGTATCAGCGACTTAGCCAAAACAAACTTAAATCCTCTTCGCTCGGACGAAATATTCCTGGTCTTCATGGATCGAACGCTCGCAGCTGGAGCAGCAAAGATCTCGCGTCGCTTGGCGTTTCCACGACCACAAATAACTCCTCATCTTCCGCTCAGTCGCAGCAGTCGGGCACCGGTACCGGAACAACGGTAACCAATGGAACGGTTGGAGGTCTACCGATGGCGCGAGAGGAAAGCCTACCGCCAAAAAGCAACCGGCAGGTGGTAACCGAGCAGCTACATGAACTTTTCCAGAATTTGCACCGGAACGAAGCGACAGACGCGCTGGAACCGTATCACGCTGGAAATATTCTGCGGGCGGTGCAGGACGTCAGCGCCACGTTCGAGGGAAACCAGCAGCAGGATGCGCACGAGTTTCTGATGTGTGTGCTGGACAGTGTGCGGGAATCGTGCCAGGCGCTTATCAAGACCATCACCGATCATCCGGATGTGCTGATCAATGC CTGCCCACCGGTTCCGGAATCCATCGAAACGTTCGTACCGGAAACAAAGAGCGGCACGACGCGCTATTTCTTCCGTCGGCGAAGGGATCCCGCCAAGGCAATAAAACCCACTAACGGGGGTGGTGGTGCGACAACACTCCCCAAGAACGCCGGCAGCATTTTGGGAGGAGGAGGTGACAGTGCTGCCACGGCTGCCGACCAGGTAGCCCATCTGAAGAATGCCCTGTTTGCCAAATCTTCCGCAGCGCTGGATGAGCAGCTTGTGCGGGAACGGGTACACGCGCTGGGGTTGGATTTTTTCCGGGACGACTTCGAGGGTGTGACCGTCTCGAAAACCAAGTGTTTGGCCTGCGAAACGTGCACCGAGCAGAAGGAGACCATGATCGATATTGCGATACCGATCGCGGCCAGCGAGGTCTGCGATGCCGCCAAGAATCCGCAACTGTTCTATCAG AACTCTTGCATCACGCGGGAATACTTCCGCGGGGACAACAAGTACCGCTGTGAGGAGTGCTGCGGCTACAGAGAAGCGATTCGGTCGATCTCGTTCGAAGTACTCCCGCGGCAGCTGATACTACAGCTGAAGCGCTTCAACGGCGATATGGAGAAAATCAACAGCTACATCCCGACGCCGTTTGTGCTGCGGTGCTTCTGCAATACCTGTTTGCCAAAGCCGGACTGTGATAAGCCCCACATCTACCGATTGTACAGTGTGATAACTCACGTCGGAGCCCGGATGTCGGTCGGTCACTACATCGCGTACACCAGTTCGCTTGATGTACACGCTGAGTTTCTTGGCTGCGGGAAGGATCGACGACGGCAGCTCTTCCTATCTGGTGGATCCATcgatggtggtggtggtggtggtggcagTTCTGGCAGTTTAGCTGGCGCTGGAGGTGGAAATACGGGGAAAGGAACTAGCGAGAAAAGTGCTTCTGGACACTTGAAGAAGTTGTTTAGCAGCAAGAAGGCTTCCAGCGCGGGAGATATGAGCAAGAAGTTCAAGAACAATGTGGTGAACAAGCTTATGATCAACGGAATAGAAAGCTTAAATTTGAACAACGGGACAAGCTCAAGCAGTGCGCACGGTGGTAGCAATTTG GCCTCTTTTAAATCCCAGTCAGGTAGCAACAGTCCGAGTAGCAACGGCACTCCAACTACTTCGCTACCCAATCGCATACCATgcggcggtctaaattgttgtGGTATTCACTTAAAAAATAGTCATCttaacaataacaacaacaacagcagcagtagcagcaatAACTCAATGGGCAATGTGGCTGGTTTGACGGTCACAAATGGAACCCTGCTAGACGGTGGCAGTGCCGGTGATATTCACACTAATTGTATAAACTCGTCATCAATGTTGGCCACAATCGGCGGAAATGGACTGTCGGTAACTACCCCGGCAGCCTTCGAGCAGAGTTTAAGTCAGCAGCTGTGGCACATGTGCGACGAtgataaaatcaaaattatgtCCCAGACGGAGTTCGAGGAGCTACTGTCACCCAACCGGAGGCATGTCATCACACCATACCTTCTGTTCTACGCCCGGTACGATCTGGTACAGGGCAGCCGGCAAAAGGACTCGCTGGCAGATTGCGGTGAACCGAACAACTACACGAGCGAGTGCTGCGTGGACGGTCTCACCATCAACGACTAA
- the LOC131690977 gene encoding uncharacterized protein LOC131690977 isoform X2, which produces MLKATFELEQKDVNPDDYLEPTSSVTAESQSQQSSTTTSTPKSHFGDQEQNWPLVSRKLPLGTVNNTSSSSSSSTQQLPLIKLKRRFWDKENSDFGKEEYTSVEQEQEVEEEQPVRKRTFKEVLDERFYNRLKEESIKKPRKRKHCLSLAPTGRQEKKKKQNNSCDLEQLIQCSPPVFDDENVEPGVAQNSTDHSKKEEKQTNVSLSKRSSQPIDWDQVEPFGEPEDSNQVKDEPVIPFDFDTLFTKTTNKCPLRTYNGCSSTRLSLSKNFQQQQQPQQVTTKETSNSPDSEKKQEHHCHSEGQCAKPKDVGEDDMSIHHQQHYHLPCTSVNSNTASFPEVASTTSILLLAAAAEESSKMSGHAHYTRNKQSSMQGRFTLSAGTDMALAASLNELPRSKVNSLQGRVDTGTATELAIAQSLSEEQQNILAAVSAPVASPVVVNLNTPIQSANIVAAANMHNSLATLCNIGNSCYLNSVLYTLRFAPNFIHNLHHLIEDTDSVYQRLSQNKLKSSSLGRNIPGLHGSNARSWSSKDLASLGVSTTTNNSSSSAQSQQSGTGTGTTVTNGTVGGLPMAREESLPPKSNRQVVTEQLHELFQNLHRNEATDALEPYHAGNILRAVQDVSATFEGNQQQDAHEFLMCVLDSVRESCQALIKTITDHPDVLINACPPVPESIETFVPETKSGTTRYFFRRRRDPAKAIKPTNGGGGATTLPKNAGSILGGGGDSAATAADQVAHLKNALFAKSSAALDEQLVRERVHALGLDFFRDDFEGVTVSKTKCLACETCTEQKETMIDIAIPIAASEVCDAAKNPQLFYQNSCITREYFRGDNKYRCEECCGYREAIRSISFEVLPRQLILQLKRFNGDMEKINSYIPTPFVLRCFCNTCLPKPDCDKPHIYRLYSVITHVGARMSVGHYIAYTSSLDVHAEFLGCGKDRRRQLFLSGGSIDGGGGGGGSSGSLAGAGGGNTGKGTSEKSASGHLKKLFSSKKASSAGDMSKKFKNNVVNKLMINGIESLNLNNGTSSSSAHGGSNLASFKSQSGSNSPSSNGTPTTSLPNRIPCGGLNCCGIHLKNSHLNNNNNNSSSSSNNSMGNVAGLTVTNGTLLDGGSAGDIHTNCINSSSMLATIGGNGLSVTTPAAFEQSLSQQLWHMCDDDKIKIMSQTEFEELLSPNRRHVITPYLLFYARYDLVQGSRQKDSLADCGEPNNYTSECCVDGLTIND; this is translated from the exons ATGCTAAAAGCCACATTTGAGCTCGAGCAGAAGGATGTAAATCCAGATGATTATTTGGAGCCAACGTCGAGCGTAACAGCAGAATCACAATCACAGCAATCATCTACAACAACGTCAACACCGAAGAGTCATTTCGGCGATCAAGAGCAGAACTGGCCGCTAGTGAGTCGAAAGTTGCCTCTCGGTACCGTAAATAATactagtagcagcagcagcagctcgACACAGCAGCTTCCACTGATAAAACTCAAACGACGCTTCTGGGATAAGGAGAATAGCGACTTTGGCAAGGAGGAGTACACCAGCGTAGAGCAGGAACAGGAAGTTGAAGAAGAGCAGCCCGTCAGGAAACGAACGTTCAAGGAAGTGCTTGACGAGCGTTTCTACAATCGACTAAAGGAGGAGAGTATAAAAAAGCCACGTAAAAGGAAGCATTGCTTGAGCTTAGCACCTACTGGGCGCCAAGAGAAGAAAAAGAAGCAAAATAATAGCTGCGATTTAGAACAGTTGATTCAGTGTAGTCCTCCTGTTTTCGACGACGAAAACGTAGAACCAGGAGTAGCACAGAATTCCACAGATCACAGCAAAAAAGAAGAGAAACAAACGAACGTTTCGTTAAGCAAACGTTCATCTCAACCGATCGATTGGGATCAGGTTGAACCATTTGGGGAACCAGAGGATTCAAATCAAGTAAAAGACGAACCGGTTATACCGTTCGATTTTGATACTTTGTTCACGAAAACGACAAACAAGTGTCCTCTGCGAACCTATAACGGTTGTTCAAGCACCCGGCTATCACTATCGAAAAActttcaacaacaacaacaaccccAGCAAGTAACAACGAAAGAGACAAGCAATTCGCCGGACAGTGAAAAGAAGCAGGAACACCATTGTCACAGCGAGGGCCAGTGTGCCAAACCCAAGGACGTTGGTGAGGACGACATGTCCATTCACCATCAGCAACACTATCATCTGCCGTGTACCAGTGTAAATAGCAACACCGCCAGCTTTCCGGAGGTCGCATCGACAACGTCAATTCTGCTGCTGGCAGCAGCTGCAGAGGAATCCAGTAAAATGTCAGGTCACGCACATTACACCCGAAACAAGCAAAGCTCAATGCAGGGCCGTTTTACGCTCAGTGCAGGAACGGATATGGCTTTGGCGGCATCGTTGAACGAGCTTCCGCGAAGCAAGGTGAACAGTCTACAGGGACGAGTCGACACGGGAACGGCGACGGAATTGGCCATCGCCCAATCGTTGAGTGAGGAGCAGCAAAACATTTTGGCGGCAGTAAGCGCACCGGTGGCTTCACCGGTGGTAGTGAATCTTAATACTCCAATCCAATCGGCGAATATCGTGGCCGCAGCCAACATGCACAACTCGCTTGCTACACTCTGTAACATCGGTAACTCTTGCTACCTAAACTCAGTGCTGTATACGCTCCGCTTTGCTCCGAACTTCATTCACAACTTACACCACTTGATCGAGGACACGGACAGCGTGTATCAGCGACTTAGCCAAAACAAACTTAAATCCTCTTCGCTCGGACGAAATATTCCTGGTCTTCATGGATCGAACGCTCGCAGCTGGAGCAGCAAAGATCTCGCGTCGCTTGGCGTTTCCACGACCACAAATAACTCCTCATCTTCCGCTCAGTCGCAGCAGTCGGGCACCGGTACCGGAACAACGGTAACCAATGGAACGGTTGGAGGTCTACCGATGGCGCGAGAGGAAAGCCTACCGCCAAAAAGCAACCGGCAGGTGGTAACCGAGCAGCTACATGAACTTTTCCAGAATTTGCACCGGAACGAAGCGACAGACGCGCTGGAACCGTATCACGCTGGAAATATTCTGCGGGCGGTGCAGGACGTCAGCGCCACGTTCGAGGGAAACCAGCAGCAGGATGCGCACGAGTTTCTGATGTGTGTGCTGGACAGTGTGCGGGAATCGTGCCAGGCGCTTATCAAGACCATCACCGATCATCCGGATGTGCTGATCAATGC CTGCCCACCGGTTCCGGAATCCATCGAAACGTTCGTACCGGAAACAAAGAGCGGCACGACGCGCTATTTCTTCCGTCGGCGAAGGGATCCCGCCAAGGCAATAAAACCCACTAACGGGGGTGGTGGTGCGACAACACTCCCCAAGAACGCCGGCAGCATTTTGGGAGGAGGAGGTGACAGTGCTGCCACGGCTGCCGACCAGGTAGCCCATCTGAAGAATGCCCTGTTTGCCAAATCTTCCGCAGCGCTGGATGAGCAGCTTGTGCGGGAACGGGTACACGCGCTGGGGTTGGATTTTTTCCGGGACGACTTCGAGGGTGTGACCGTCTCGAAAACCAAGTGTTTGGCCTGCGAAACGTGCACCGAGCAGAAGGAGACCATGATCGATATTGCGATACCGATCGCGGCCAGCGAGGTCTGCGATGCCGCCAAGAATCCGCAACTGTTCTATCAG AACTCTTGCATCACGCGGGAATACTTCCGCGGGGACAACAAGTACCGCTGTGAGGAGTGCTGCGGCTACAGAGAAGCGATTCGGTCGATCTCGTTCGAAGTACTCCCGCGGCAGCTGATACTACAGCTGAAGCGCTTCAACGGCGATATGGAGAAAATCAACAGCTACATCCCGACGCCGTTTGTGCTGCGGTGCTTCTGCAATACCTGTTTGCCAAAGCCGGACTGTGATAAGCCCCACATCTACCGATTGTACAGTGTGATAACTCACGTCGGAGCCCGGATGTCGGTCGGTCACTACATCGCGTACACCAGTTCGCTTGATGTACACGCTGAGTTTCTTGGCTGCGGGAAGGATCGACGACGGCAGCTCTTCCTATCTGGTGGATCCATcgatggtggtggtggtggtggtggcagTTCTGGCAGTTTAGCTGGCGCTGGAGGTGGAAATACGGGGAAAGGAACTAGCGAGAAAAGTGCTTCTGGACACTTGAAGAAGTTGTTTAGCAGCAAGAAGGCTTCCAGCGCGGGAGATATGAGCAAGAAGTTCAAGAACAATGTGGTGAACAAGCTTATGATCAACGGAATAGAAAGCTTAAATTTGAACAACGGGACAAGCTCAAGCAGTGCGCACGGTGGTAGCAATTTG GCCTCTTTTAAATCCCAGTCAGGTAGCAACAGTCCGAGTAGCAACGGCACTCCAACTACTTCGCTACCCAATCGCATACCATgcggcggtctaaattgttgtGGTATTCACTTAAAAAATAGTCATCttaacaataacaacaacaacagcagcagtagcagcaatAACTCAATGGGCAATGTGGCTGGTTTGACGGTCACAAATGGAACCCTGCTAGACGGTGGCAGTGCCGGTGATATTCACACTAATTGTATAAACTCGTCATCAATGTTGGCCACAATCGGCGGAAATGGACTGTCGGTAACTACCCCGGCAGCCTTCGAGCAGAGTTTAAGTCAGCAGCTGTGGCACATGTGCGACGAtgataaaatcaaaattatgtCCCAGACGGAGTTCGAGGAGCTACTGTCACCCAACCGGAGGCATGTCATCACACCATACCTTCTGTTCTACGCCCGGTACGATCTGGTACAGGGCAGCCGGCAAAAGGACTCGCTGGCAGATTGCGGTGAACCGAACAACTACACGAGCGAGTGCTGCGTGGACGGTCTCACCATCAACGACTAA
- the LOC131691024 gene encoding elongation factor 1-gamma codes for MAGTLYTYPGNFRAYKALIAAQFSGAKVNLASNFVFGETNKSDAFLKKFPLGKVPAFESADGKFLTESNAIAYYVANEQLRGKTDFEKAEVLSFLSFADNELLPAVHGWVFPILGIIQYQKNNVERAKQDLKAALAALNARLLRQTFLVGERITLADIVVFATLLSAYENALDPSFRAPFGSVTRWFTTVLNQPQVKAVVPGFALCAKAAEIDPKKFVEFQIKTGGAPQQQQKKEKEKKPQPPPAAKKVEPAEELDACELALAEEPKSKDPFDAMPKGTFVFDDFKRFYSNEEESKSIAYFWEKFDPEHYSIWYGEYKYPEELSKVFMSCNLITGMFQRLDKMRKQSFASVCLFGEDNNSTISGIWVWRGQDLAFTLSPDWQVDYEVYDWKKLDASSKETKELVAQYFSWTGADKQGRKFNQGKIFK; via the exons ATGGCTGGT ACCCTATACACTTATCCGGGAAATTTTCGCGCATACAAAGCGCTGATTGCCGCTCAGTTCTCCGGTGCCAAAgtgaacttggcatcgaacttTGTTTTCGGCGAAACCAACAAAAGTGATGCATTCCTGAAGAAATTCCCCCTCGGGAAG GTTCCGGCCTTTGAGTCCGCAGACGGCAAGTTCCTAACGGAAAGTAACGCTATTGCGTACTACGTTGCTAATGAGCAGCTACGCGGTAAGACCGATTTCGAGAAAGCCGAGGTGCTGTCATTCTTGTCCTTTGCCGACAATGAGCTGCTTCCAGCCGTCCACGGTTGGGTTTTTCCGATTCTGGGAATCATTCAGTACCAGAAGAACAATGTCGAACGTGCCAAGCAAGACCTGAAAGCTGCTCTGGCAGCGTTGAATGCACGTCTGCTTCGTCAAACTTTCCTGGTTGGCGAACGGATCACCCTGGCCGATATAGTCGTTTTCGCAACATTACTGAGCGCCTACGAAAATGCTCTGGATCCGTCCTTCCGTGCACCTTTCGGTAGTGTTACTCGTTGGTTTACAACGGTACTGAACCAACCGCAGGTAAAGGCCGTAGTGCCAGGCTTTGCTCTGTGTGCCAAGGCGGCGGAAATCGACCCGAAGAAGTTTGTCGAGTTCCAGATTAAGACCGGTGGAGCaccgcagcagcagcagaagaAGGAAAAGGAGAAGAAGCCTCAACCTCCACCGGCGGCCAAGAAGGTAGAACCGGCAGAAGAGCTGGATGCCTGTGAGCTAGCTCTAGCCGAGGAACCCAAATCTAAGGATCCTTTCGATGCGATGCCCAAGGGAACTTTTGTATTCGACGATTTTAAGCGGTTCTACTCCAACGAAGAGGAATCCAAATCGATTGCGTACTTCTGGGAAAAGTTTGATCCGGAACATTACTCCATCTGGTATGGCGAGTACAAATATCCCGAGGAATTGAGTAAGGTATTCATGAGCTGCAATCTGATCACCGGAATGTTCCAGCGACTGGACAAAATGCGTAAGCAGTCTTTCGCTTCGGTTTGCCTGTTCGGAGAGGACAACAACAGCACAATCTCCGGTATTTGGGTCTGGCGCGGTCAGGATCTTGCCTTCACGCTGTCCCCGGATTGGCAGGTAGATTACGAGGTTTACGATTGGAAGAAACTGGATGCCAGCTCGAAGGAAACAAAAGAGCTGGTAGCGCAGTATTTCTCCTGGACCGGTGCCGACAAACAGGGTCGTAAGTTCAATCAAGGCAAAATCTTCAAGTAG